The genomic segment CCTGGGACTGCTCACCAATGGAGACAGAGACACCACAGGTACGGCCATCAAAGCCCACCTCTGAGGAGTTGAAGCCGATTTCGATGAGCTTGTTGCGGACTAGTTGTGGGATTTCCACATACGCGCTGGTACGTACCTCGCCGACCACATGGACGATTCCGGTGGTGACCACTGTTTCCACAGCGACGCGTGAATGTGGATCCTTTTCCAGCAGCGCGTCCAAAATGGTATCGGAAATCGCATCACATATTTTGTCTGGATGTCCCTCAGTTACAGATTCACTGGTAAACAAACGGACGGCGGTTGGCTGAGCCACAAATGCCCTTCTTTCGAAGAATTCGGAATAAATAGTCTTAAATACAAAAGACCAATATAGACCAAGCTGTCTAAATCTGCAATGCTGGTGGTCTAGGGCACCTTTTTAAGCGTTTCGAAATGCTACTGCAGCATCCCAAATCTGCGCAGAAACCTCAATTTTACTCCCGTGTACAACCTCGGAGACGCCACCTGTCGCATCCAAAATCCATCCCTGATTATGCTTTTGACCAAATACCTTGCCTTTGCCTACCTCATTGCACATCAGTAGGTCACAGCCCTTCTTCTGCAGCTTTTTGCGTGCATACTCCAGCGCACTGGTACCTTCATCACCGGTTTCTGCAGCGAAACCTACAATAATAGGATTCTTTGACAATTCCCCCTTGCTACGGCGTGTCACAGTGGTAGCCAAAATATCTGGGTTTTCTACCAAGCTGATGGTGCTCAACGCATCTTCGCCGGCATCGGAGCCCTTCTTCAGCTTGGATGTAGCCTGAGTTGCTGGTGTGAAATCTGCTACAGCAGCTGCCATCACAATGAAATCAGCATCTACTGCATGCTTATGGACAGCCTCATACATATCTTGAGTGGATACCACTGGCACGATCTCTGCGCCTGCTGGCACCGAGAGTTCTGCCACACTGCCCGCCACGATGGTTACCTTGGCGCCACGCTGTGCGGCGATCTCGCCCAGAGCAAAACCCTGGCGCCCCGAAGAACTATTTCCAATAAAACGCACTGGATCAATATGCTCATGCGTACCGCCGGCTGTGATCACCACCTTTTTGCCCACCATATCTTGAGGCAAGCGGGTACCAGCATGGATTGCATTGGCAAGATCAACAATCTGCTCAGGATCAGGAAGCCGTCCTGGGCCGGTATCCTTACCAGTCAAGCGACCATGCGCTGGCTCAAGGACAGTGATCCCCCGGGAGCGCAATGTCGCAACATTTGCCACAGTAGCCGGGTTAAACCACATCTCAGTATGCATAGCTGGCGCAATGACCACTGGGCAGGTAGCAACAAGCAGCGTGGCCGCCAAGAGATCATCACCCCGACCCATCACAATGCGGGCCATCAAATCAGCTGTAGCAGGTGCAATCACGATAAGATCCGCCTCCTGCCCCACTTTCACATGCTGTACAGAATCCACCGCATCAAAGACAGTCGTGGACACTGGGTTGCCAGAAAGTGCTTCAAAGGTTGCCTTGCCCACAAAGTTCAATGCAGCCTCAGTGGGCACTACTCGCACGTTATCGCCGGTCTCTTTAAAAGCCCTGACAATATGGCACGCCTTATAGGCTGCAATGCCACCAGCAACACCAACAACAATGTTGCGGGGCCGGGGCTGGGAGGCGCTAGTAGAACTTGAAGCATTATCCATGGTGGGCACTCAACAATCCTTATAAAACGAGGTTGGCGGGGTTCTCAAAACACTCTAGCGTCCCAGTGATATAAATTTTCCACTCCGCTTATCCACCACACCCCATACGCTGCCGTACAAAGACACAAATCACCCACCTAGCACGGGGTGTGCTGGGTGGGTGATTTGTGCGTTATGTGAAGTTATAGGTCACTTTTTAAAAAAAGTTTTTAACCTTCTTCGTGGTCCAACAGACCTGCATTGATCTCACGCAGTGCGATGGAAAGAGGCTTCTCTCCTGGCTGCGGAGTTACCAATGGGCCGATGAACTCGAATACTCCCTCATCTGCCTGATGGTAGAAGCTGTTGATCTGACGCGCGCGCTTAGCGGCGAAGATCACGAGGGCGTACTTGGAAGTGACCTTATCCAGCAGTTCGTCAATCGGAGGAGCAGTAATGCCCACTGGTGGATCGAAGACAGCATTGGTGGCGTTGGTCTCGTTGCTCACGTTGGTCACTGACACCTTTTCAAAAGTATATGGACAGTAGTGTTAAGAGCGGGAAAGGTTGCTCAATCGAAAAAGCATACCCTACCGCCCTAGGTTTTGGCTAAGCGCCGAGGAGAACATCCTCAATGGCCTTAACGGCCTGTGCAACATCATCATTAATAATGACGTGCTTAAATTCGCTTTTAGCAGCCAATTCTTCGCGTGCGGTTTCGAGCCTACGAGCAATAACGTCAGCGCTTTCGGTGCCTCGTCCAGTTAAGCGTTCAACCAAAACTTCCCAAGAAGGTGGAGCTAGGAAGATAGTTTCTGCATCTGGAATAAGGCTTGCGATATTTCGAGCTCCTGCCAGATCAACCTCAACCAATACCGGCCGGCCATTTTGGCGAGCCTCATTGACGGGTCCTGCTGGGGTGCCTGAACGCTGCAAACCACCGTGGATTTCTGCCCATTCAAGCATCTCTCCACCGTCGATTTTTTCCTGGAATTCAGCTGAACTGACATA from the Corynebacterium crudilactis genome contains:
- the coaBC gene encoding bifunctional phosphopantothenoylcysteine decarboxylase/phosphopantothenate--cysteine ligase CoaBC, with amino-acid sequence MDNASSSTSASQPRPRNIVVGVAGGIAAYKACHIVRAFKETGDNVRVVPTEAALNFVGKATFEALSGNPVSTTVFDAVDSVQHVKVGQEADLIVIAPATADLMARIVMGRGDDLLAATLLVATCPVVIAPAMHTEMWFNPATVANVATLRSRGITVLEPAHGRLTGKDTGPGRLPDPEQIVDLANAIHAGTRLPQDMVGKKVVITAGGTHEHIDPVRFIGNSSSGRQGFALGEIAAQRGAKVTIVAGSVAELSVPAGAEIVPVVSTQDMYEAVHKHAVDADFIVMAAAVADFTPATQATSKLKKGSDAGEDALSTISLVENPDILATTVTRRSKGELSKNPIIVGFAAETGDEGTSALEYARKKLQKKGCDLLMCNEVGKGKVFGQKHNQGWILDATGGVSEVVHGSKIEVSAQIWDAAVAFRNA
- the gmk gene encoding guanylate kinase, producing the protein MSGDNQLGRLVILAGPSAVGKSTVVDRLRNDVPNLYFSVSMTTRDPRPGEVDGRDYFYVSSAEFQEKIDGGEMLEWAEIHGGLQRSGTPAGPVNEARQNGRPVLVEVDLAGARNIASLIPDAETIFLAPPSWEVLVERLTGRGTESADVIARRLETAREELAAKSEFKHVIINDDVAQAVKAIEDVLLGA
- the rpoZ gene encoding DNA-directed RNA polymerase subunit omega, which codes for MTNVSNETNATNAVFDPPVGITAPPIDELLDKVTSKYALVIFAAKRARQINSFYHQADEGVFEFIGPLVTPQPGEKPLSIALREINAGLLDHEEG